In Trichoderma atroviride chromosome 2, complete sequence, one DNA window encodes the following:
- a CDS encoding uncharacterized protein (EggNog:ENOG41), producing MEAFLRRHLGKLNVITEEPNTLAYTSALLAPSTSCRVHVNLTRASIDAQYLHNISLKVGRVLRSKTFYSAKDIPCFRNQTHLTDSELLRLYNDVRKAGKWKLENLEWTYVPTLGYQNGNGPSDKSQSDKVAAWISSLRFSISPKYRLQATFCTKHVARSYSLLFRIHITGVYVEMVDFEAPLQVVFPPTEMLDSHSFAHEAN from the coding sequence ATGGAAGCATTTCTGCGGCGCCACCTAGGAAAACTGAATGTTATCACTGAAGAACCAAATACGCTTGCTTATACTTCGGCATTGCTCGCTCCCTCGACTAGCTGCAGAGTGCATGTGAATTTGACACGCGCATCGATCGATGCTCAGTATTTGCACAATATATCTCTCAAGGTTGGGCGCGTACTGCGATCTAAAACATTCTACTCGGCGAAGGACATCCCTTGCTTCCGTAACCAGACTCATCTCACTGATAGTGAGCTCCTGAGGCTCTACAACGACGTCCGTAAGGCTGGAAAGTGGAAATTAGAGAATCTCGAATGGACTTACGTGCCCACTCTTGGATATCAGAACGGAAATGGGCCCTCAGACAAATCACAGTCTGACAAAGTGGCGGCATGGATCTCATCGTTGCGCTTTTCTATCAGCCCAAAGTATAGGCTACAGGCCACCTTCTGCACCAAACATGTTGCTCGGAGTTACTCGTTGTTATTTCGGATCCATATTACTGGCGTCTACGTCGAGATGGTAGATTTTGAGGCGCCACTGCAGGTTGTCTTCCCGCCTACGGAGATGCTGGATTCTCACTCTTTCGCCCATGAAGCCAATTAA
- a CDS encoding uncharacterized protein (EggNog:ENOG41), translated as MALSPRDAIHTNDIDRYDTFIKDLELMDDHFLDMYLNNGTVTIDVYQHPSNDLTRTELFAPSSNAQQYFDQEKAAADEILGSGSDSQGDKSLAERGPCGAGPGPHPDARSEDSVGLEKRRSNCFQFCGTIANCRGNNGCPHCYAVRQGCLWQKWCR; from the coding sequence ATGGCACTATCCCCACGAGACGCCATTCACACAAACGATATCGATCGATATGACACGTTTATCAAAGATTTGGAATTGATGGACGACCATTTCCTCGACATGTACTTGAACAACGGCACGGTCACTATCGACGTCTATCAACACCCTTCGAACGATCTTACCAGAACCGAGCTTTTTGCTCCAAGCTCCAATGCACAGCAATACTTTGACCAAGAAAAGGCCGCTGCCGATGAGATCCTTGGATCGGGATCAGACTCCCAAGGCGACAAATCTTTGGCAGAGCGAGGCCCATGCGGCGCTGGCCCAGGACCGCATCCCGACGCGAGATCCGAGGATTCTGTCGGCTTGGAGAAGCGGCGCTCAAACTGTTTTCAATTCTGCGGCACAATTGCCAACTGCCGCGGAAATAATGGGTGTCCACACTGCTACGCGGTTCGACAAGGCTGTCTTTGGCAGAAATGGTGTCGCTGA